The region CTCCAACAGGGCCCAACGTGCCCGCATGGCGTAAGGGCATCGCCGGAAGCTGTAGAGGATCGGCAGCATGAGCTTGGCGTCGGAGTGTTGATGCGTTAGGGATGGGTGTGAACGGCCTGAATCGTGGATGCGAGCTCTGGTTCCCATTGGAATGCTCGCCTGGATGGTGGGTCTGTTTGTCGCCCATTACCAAATTCACGCCGGAGGCTGCGTCACCGAAGCGCGCTGGGCCTCTCAGAACGATGAGGTGTACGACCGTGAACTGGAGGTGAACTGATGGCTCGTAAGCGCATCTCCTTTCGCGATCCCGTCTGGTTGATCCCCATGGTGATCGTTGGCCTGGGCTGTTCCGTTCAAACGCTTCACATGCTGGAGCACACCCGTTATTGCAAAACGGATGCTGAGTGGAAGTCTCTCTACAACGAGAAGTCGTCGGACTCCCTAGGAGAGTCCGACGACTTCTGATCAGGCGTAGGGAGTGGAGGAGTGGTGCACCACAATCCGAACTGCCCCGTCTTCTCCCTTCTGGTACGTCCAGGTTTTGTCGACATAACCGACGTTGCCAGCTTCATCTTCGGTGTAAAGCCACCCCATTGAGGTCGCTGTATCACCGTCTAGGCGAATAACTGCATTTTCAGTCCAGGCGTCAGCCCAAGGTTGTCTCTCTCCTGTGGTGGAGTCGGGCTTGTTGCCAATGGCAAAGCCAAGGTCGTCGTAGTCATCATTGCCGCCAACGAAATATGAAATGGCTCCTGCACGATCTGTGCGGAAGGTGGTGTCCCCATAGGCCCAGGTAGGCTTGAAAGCGACGGGTCCATCCTGGTAGTCGTAAGCGCCGTCAATCACATCTCCAGCCAGGGTTTCGGCGGCATCAAAACCATCGTTTTTGTAGGTTTGGCTGATATCGACTAGGGCTTGGCTCCAGGTAGCTTGAGCATCAATCACTTCATCTCTTGTGATTTGGTTGGCGGGGTCAAAGCCCTGGGCCTTCACAATCTCGTTTTTAATCTTTTCAGGTGCATCAATGCTCTCGTAGGGGGACGAGGAGTGGTGCATCACAATACGCACAATTCCTGAGCTGTCTTTTTGATAGCCCCAAGTTTTATCCACATAGCTCACATTGCCGGATTCATCTTCTGTGTAGAGGAAGCCCTGCACGGTGGCGGTGTTGCCATCCAGTCGCATGACAGAGCGATCGAAACGTGCATTGGCCCAAGGGCTTCGCTCGCCTGTGATGGCATCAGGTTTGTTGCCGATGGCGAAACCAAGGTCGTCGTAGTCATCATTGCCGCCCACGAAATAGGAGATGGCACCGTCACGGTTGGTGCGAAAAGTGGTGTCTCCGCTAGCCCAGGTGGGCTTGAAAGCCACGGCACCGAGTTGATAGCCATAGGCACCGTCGATTACATCACTAGCTAAGGACTCAGCAGCTTCAAAGCCTTCGGTTTTGTAGGTCTGGCTGATGTCAACCAAGGCTCTAGTCCAGGCCTTGTGTGCCCGCTTGACATCTTTTTTGGTGATCACAGGGTCGTTCACGACCAACTCAGTGTCTAGAGTTGCGTAGTCGTTTGATCTCGGTTGTGCAGTGCCGAGTGGTTCAATACATTCGACAATGAGCGCTTGACACAGATCTTCTGAGAACATGATTATCAGTATAAGATGCGCTCTTTTTAGCGATTCCGCTAAAAAGAGCTTCTAACCCTAATCTTGTTTTCAGTTTCATTAGGTCTGATTCCTTGAATTGGCGCTTTGTTTGTTGTCCATCTGCCGTTGGCGCATGGCGAAGCGTTGGCGGTCGCTCTCCGAAAAACGGTCGATGCAATGCAGGCACTGCACCCCTTTGATGTAACTCGGCAAAGACCGCTGCTCGGGTGAAAGGGGCAGTCCGCAGGCATGGCAGAGGCTGTGCTCTCCGGGTTCCAGTTGGTGGTTGAGGGCCACCCGCTGATCGAACACGAAGCATTCCCCTCGCCAACGGCTCTCCTCCTCGGGGACCTGCTCGAGGTACTTGAGGATGCCGCCCCGCAGGTGATGCACCTCCCCGAACCCCTGGTGTTGCAGGTAACTGCTGGCTTTCTCGCAGCGGATGCCGCCGGTGCAGAATATGGCGATGCGCTTTGGTGCGGTCTCGTCAATGAGGGGGCGGAGCTTGGTTTCGGCCCAGTGAGGAAAGTCGCGGAAACTTTCGGTACCTGGATCGATGGCACCGTCAAAGCTGCCGATGGCGGTCTCGTAGTGGTTCCGGGTGTCGATCACCAGGGTGTCGGGGTCATCGACCAGGGCGTTCCAGTGCTCGGGATCCACATAGGTGCCGACGTTGGCTCGGGGATCCACGCCAGTCACCCCCATGGTCACGATTTCCTTCTTGCGCCGAGCCTTGAAACGGCGGAATACCGATCGCTCCGCCCAGCTGCGTTTCACCTCCAACCGTTCAAAGTAATGCTCGCCCAGCTTCAGCTGCTGCTGCAGGTGCTCAAGCAGGCCCTCGACCCCCTGCTCCGGACCACTGATCGTGCCATTGACGCCCTCCATGGCAACCAGTACCGAGCCGAGCACAGCCCCTTGATGGGCCTGGGGCGGTAAGGCGCTCAGCAAAGCCTCGCGCTGGTCGTCATCGAGGGGTGTGAAGGCGTAGAACGCCGCCACCAGCAAGCGACTCATGCCGTGGTCTAGCACTCCTGCCAGTTGGCCTGCACACCGGCATCAGCAAGCAACTGACGGTCGGCTTCAACGTCTGGATTGCCAGTGGTCAGCAGGGTGTCGCCGTAAAAGATCGAATCAGCGCCGGCCTGCAGGCAGAGGATCTGCGCTTCCCGGCTCATCGATTCACGGCCAGCGCTGAGTCGCACCCGGGCCCGTGGCATCAGGATTCTTGCGGTGGCCACCATCCGCACCAGGTCTAGCGGCTCAAACGGAGCCTGATCTTCGAGGGGGGTGCCCTCCACAGCCACCAGACCGTTCACAGGAACACTCTCCGGGTGCGGGTCCATCGAGGCCAGCACCTGCAGCATCGAGGCGCGATCCCGCAACGTCTCCCCCATACCGATGATGCCGCCGCAGCAGAGGGTGACACCCGCCTTGCGCACCCGTTGCAGGGTCTCGAGTCGCTCCTGATACGTTCGGGTGGAAATGATCCGGTCGTAGTGCTCGGGGCTGGTGTCGAGGTTGTGGTTGTAGGCGGTGAGGCCCGCTTCCGCCAGCCGTTCCGCCTGCTGATCGCTGAGCATTCCGGCGGTCACGCAGGCCTCCATGCCCAGGTCCCGCACGCCGCGCACCATCGACAACATCGCTTCGAAGGGAGCGCCATCGCGGATCTCTCGCCAGGCCCAGCCCATGCAGAAGCGATCGGCGCCAGCCTTTTTCGCCGCCCGGGCCCGTTGCAGCACCGGCTCCACCTGCATCTGGGCCTCGAAGGCCGTCACATCACTGCTGTTGTGGATCGATTGGGAGCAGTAGGCACAGTCCTCTTCGCAGCCGCCGGTCTTCACGCTGAGCAGGGAGGCCAGTTGCACCCGGTAGCCGGGGTTGGCGGTGCGGTGCACGGTTTGCGCTTGCCAGAGCAATTCCATCAGCGGAAGCTCCAGCAGCGCCTGGATTTCGGCGATGGTCCAGTCGTGGCGGATCGTGAGCGTCATGGTGTGAGTGGATCAAGGCCTCCGAAGCGGCGGGAGCGGCTTTGGAAATCCAGCAACGCCCGCTTCAGGGCCTCGGCATTGAAGTCAGGCCAGAACACATCGGTGACGTGGATCTCGGCATAGGCCAGTTGCCAGAGCAGAAAGTTGCTGATGCGGTGTTCGCCGCTGGTGCGAATCAACAGATCAGGATCCTGCTCTCCGGCGGTGAACAATTCCGCCGCCAGGCTGTTCTCATCAATGTCTTCGGGCACAAGATCGCCGTTGGCGGCTTGACGCGCCAGACGCTGCGCCGCTCGCACCAGCTCCCGCCGACCGCCGTAATTGGTGCAGACGTTGAAATGAATGCCGCCGTTGGCAGCGGTCCGCTCCGTGGCATCACCAATCAGCTCCTGCAGTTTCAGCGGTAGGGCGTCCAGGTCACCGAGAAAACGGATGCGGACCTGTTCGTCTTCAAGGGTGCGCAGCTCCTTCTGCAGCACCCGTTCGAACAGGGTCATGAGGAAATTCACCTCATCACCTGGCCGAGACCAGTTCTCGGTTGAGAAGGCGTAAGCGGTGAGGGCAGCGATGCCCCAGTCGCTGCAAAGACGAAGGGTTGACTTGAGCGCTTCCACCCCAGCGCGATGCCCCATTACCCGGGGTAGTCCCCTGGATTCAGCCCAGCGACCGTTGCCATCCATGATCACGGCCACGTGGGAGGGCAGCTGCTGGCTATCCAGCTCGGCAGGGCAGAGCCTGGATGGAGTGGTGTCGTGGCTGGTGGCCGGAGGTCGGCTCAAGACAGCGATTCAGCCGATGAGTTCACCACCGTACGTCGTGCTGGTGGCCTGGATTCGGCGCTGCTGAGCAGTTCCAGCAAGAGCTCCTCCAGCCTGGAACTGGTGATCGGTCGCTCGAGCTTGCCTTGATTGGAGAGCGACAAGGTGCCGGTTTCCTCAGAGACAACAATGCAGATACAGCGGTCAAACCGTTCGGTGATGCCGAGAGCCGCCAGGTGACGGGTTCCGTAGCGGCTGACGCTGTGGCGGGACAGCGGCAGGATCACGCCGGCTGCTTCGATGCGATTGCCACGCACAAGAACTGCTCCGTCGTGGAGCGGTGTGTCGGCGGCGAAGAGATTCAACAACAGTTCACGACTGAGTTGCGCACCGATGGCGACGCCGGGGTTGAGGAAGTCCTCCGGCCGAAGATCACTGCCCATATCTACCACGATCAGGGCTCCCCGACGCTGCTGTGAGAGGCGGCCGGCTGCCTCGGTGATCTGCGTCACGGTGCCGGCACTGCCCCGGAACTCCTTCTGGGGATTGCCGAGCAACACCGCCAGCCTGCCGGTGCCGAGCAGTTCCATCAGACGCCGTAACTCCCCCTGCCAGAGAATGGCCAATGACAGAGAGCAGGCCAGCACCAAAGCATCGACCAGTTTCGAGGTCAGCGGCAGATTGGCGTAGCGCTGAACGAACCAGGCCAGAGCAACCAGAAAAAGGTATCCCCTCAGGAGCCAAA is a window of Synechococcus sp. A15-24 DNA encoding:
- a CDS encoding isoprenyl transferase, with translation MSRPPATSHDTTPSRLCPAELDSQQLPSHVAVIMDGNGRWAESRGLPRVMGHRAGVEALKSTLRLCSDWGIAALTAYAFSTENWSRPGDEVNFLMTLFERVLQKELRTLEDEQVRIRFLGDLDALPLKLQELIGDATERTAANGGIHFNVCTNYGGRRELVRAAQRLARQAANGDLVPEDIDENSLAAELFTAGEQDPDLLIRTSGEHRISNFLLWQLAYAEIHVTDVFWPDFNAEALKRALLDFQSRSRRFGGLDPLTP
- a CDS encoding rhodanese-related sulfurtransferase is translated as MSRLLVAAFYAFTPLDDDQREALLSALPPQAHQGAVLGSVLVAMEGVNGTISGPEQGVEGLLEHLQQQLKLGEHYFERLEVKRSWAERSVFRRFKARRKKEIVTMGVTGVDPRANVGTYVDPEHWNALVDDPDTLVIDTRNHYETAIGSFDGAIDPGTESFRDFPHWAETKLRPLIDETAPKRIAIFCTGGIRCEKASSYLQHQGFGEVHHLRGGILKYLEQVPEEESRWRGECFVFDQRVALNHQLEPGEHSLCHACGLPLSPEQRSLPSYIKGVQCLHCIDRFSESDRQRFAMRQRQMDNKQSANSRNQT
- the cdaA gene encoding diadenylate cyclase CdaA; the protein is MNVLAVVDPRLVLDVLFASAIGFLLFSRVNEARTLWLLRGYLFLVALAWFVQRYANLPLTSKLVDALVLACSLSLAILWQGELRRLMELLGTGRLAVLLGNPQKEFRGSAGTVTQITEAAGRLSQQRRGALIVVDMGSDLRPEDFLNPGVAIGAQLSRELLLNLFAADTPLHDGAVLVRGNRIEAAGVILPLSRHSVSRYGTRHLAALGITERFDRCICIVVSEETGTLSLSNQGKLERPITSSRLEELLLELLSSAESRPPARRTVVNSSAESLS
- the bioB gene encoding biotin synthase BioB, with the protein product MTLTIRHDWTIAEIQALLELPLMELLWQAQTVHRTANPGYRVQLASLLSVKTGGCEEDCAYCSQSIHNSSDVTAFEAQMQVEPVLQRARAAKKAGADRFCMGWAWREIRDGAPFEAMLSMVRGVRDLGMEACVTAGMLSDQQAERLAEAGLTAYNHNLDTSPEHYDRIISTRTYQERLETLQRVRKAGVTLCCGGIIGMGETLRDRASMLQVLASMDPHPESVPVNGLVAVEGTPLEDQAPFEPLDLVRMVATARILMPRARVRLSAGRESMSREAQILCLQAGADSIFYGDTLLTTGNPDVEADRQLLADAGVQANWQEC